The DNA window GTGTATTAATTTACTCCAACCCAATGTCTTTTATGAACATGTTCGATTACATTTCAATAATCGAAAACGTTCATCAAAGGCATACGGTATGAGTAAATTAATACACAAGTACAAAACTTGATTAGGTAAGTATTCACCTCCATGTTAGAAAAACATTTGTCAGCGatcagagaggcatgtttgttctacatagcatagttctatctgaacgttccaaaacTTTGCGTCTTGCTGAACGTgccctggattgtgcaatatttgcccaatAGAGAGCAACAGTAATGGCATTTTTAGTAGGCACTAACTCTGCCATGGCTCgacctggggtggcaggtagcctagcagttagagcgttggactagtaaccagaaggttgcaagatcgaatccctgagctaacaaggtaaaaatcagttgatctgaccctgaacaagggaacccactgttcctaggccgtcattgaaaataagaaattgtttttaactgacttgcctagttaaataaaggtaaaataaaaaaatataaaaaataaaaacacaagggcacgacaaagccagatttggcatgggtcttcagatcctcaaaaggttctgtgctgcaccatcgagagcatcctgactggttgcatcactgcctggtatagcaactgttTGGCCGCTGACCGAAAGTcagtacagagggtagtgcctatggcccagtacatgactggggccagcttgctgccatccaggacctctatgccaggcggtgtcagaggaaggccctaaacattgtctGCTACTGCAAGGCAAGCggaaccggagcgccaagtctaggtccaaaaggcttctaaccagcttcttcccccaagccataagactcctgaacagataaTCAAAGGGCTACCAAGACTCCTCTTTTTACCCTGcttttactctctgtttattatctatgcatagtcactttaactctacctacagtggggcaaaaacgtatttagtcagccgccaattgtgcaagtactcccacttaaaaatatgatatgtacacttcaactatgacagacaaaatgagaaaaaaatccagaaaatcacattgtaggatttttaatgaatttatttgcaaattatggtggaaaataagtatttggtcacctacaaacaagcaagatttctggctctcacagacctgtaacttcttctttaaaaggctcctctgtcccccactcgttacctgtattaatggcacctgtttgaacttgttatcagtataaaagacacctgtccacaacctcaaacagtcacattccaaactccactatggccaagaccaaatagctgtcaaaggacaccagaaacaaaattgtagacctgcaccaggttgggaagactgaatctgcaataggtaagcagcttggtttgaagaaatcaactgtgggagcaattattaggaaatggaaggcatacaagaccactgataatctccctcgatctggggctccacgcaagatctcaccccatggggtccaaatgatcacaagaacggtgagcaaaaatcccagaaccacacgggggggacatagtgaatgacctgcagagagctgggaccaaagtaacaaagcctaccatcagcaagggcttgaagatgaaacgtggctgggtctttcagcatgacaatgatcccaaacacaccgcccgggcaacgaaggagtggcttcataagaaggcCTAGCCATTCTCCAGAtctcaaacccatagaaaatctttggagggagttgaaagtccgtgttgcccagcaacagccccaaaacatcactgctctagaggagatctgcatggaggaatgggccaaaataccagcaacagtgtgtgaaaaccttgtgaagacttacagaaaacgtttgacctctgtcattgccaacaaagggtatataacaaagtattgagataaacttttgttattgaccaaatacttattttccaccataatttgcaaataaattcattaaaaatcctacaatgtgattttctggatttttttttctcattttgtctgtcatagttgaagtgtacctatgatgaaaattacaggcctctctcatctttttaagtgggagaacttgcacaattggtggctgactaaatacttttttgccccactgtacatgtacatattacctcaattactaaccggtgccccagcacattgacactgtactggtaccccctgtatttagcctcgctattgttattttactgctgctgtttaattatttggtcattttcttttctattttttttaacttatctattttttttacttaacacgtttttcttaacttcttaaataattgttggttaagggcttgtaaagtaagcatttcactgagaGGTGTTGTACTTGgcacataacatttgatttgatttggccaaAGCCCATggtgaattacatttttttttttttacaaataccaAAAATAAGGTCTGCGGTAAAGACAGGTTTAGTATATTTTAGACGTTTTGCTCTATGACATAATATTCATCAGCTAGTGaagcattttattttatttatcattTTATTTAATCAAAACAAGAACATTaagcacataaaggcttcataattcataaaggtcatgacTGACTGATGTTATCTCTTAGGACAAaatgtataagatctcctaagtcTGTGTTAACCTCAGATCTTATTTTCATTAGTTATCCCAAAACTCCCTTCTTTCccccataggaatggctgaacgaaccaaTAACTAATTTCcgttttttaggactacaagctggcgagctctatatattttttaaaagtatttgCGTGTAGCGGTGAAGTAGTGTTTCCCAAATTCGGTACTGGGGCCCCACCTTGGTGCACTTTAAGGTTtgtgccctagcactacacagctgattaaaataatcaaagcttgatgatgagttggttaggGCCCCAgggccgagtttgggaaaccttgCACTAAAGGACCCTCAGGGTGGCACTCTGGCGGTGTGTGTGTAGCACTTTACCCTGTGTACATATAaaatctacctcaaatacctcgtacccctgcatattgatATGGTAGCCTACTGCTAATCACTGTATAAAGCTCCTTTCCTGTATATTTTATTCCTCCTGTGTTAATATTTgtctttgtttattgtttttaacTCTGCATCTCTGGGAAAGGCTCGTAAGCACCGTACGGCCTAAACCCGTTGTCTTAGGCGCATGTGACAATTTGATTTGGTCTTGCGTCTCATTATCATATCTGTCTGCATACCCGCACATGCGCAAAACCCAGAAAACGCAGGCGAACAAAGAGGAAGCGTGGTAGCTAGCTAGGACTTAAAGGGAACTGAGTGTTGCCTTTTCAATGACTGTGTAGCCTATAGCTAGCTGCTAACTAGTTTAAGCGAACCGCTTTTGTAATATGTAAGCTAATGAGCCTCCTCCCCCACTTTAAACCAAGGTAAATAACATGTCTGAGCCCATTTTGAACCTTACCACATTTGGTTAAAGTTAGCttaaagctaacgttagctaggtagcaACCAGTTAGCCAATGACTGCAATCGTGTACACGTAACGAGTTTTAGCGAGTTGTCATACTTCTAGCTTGCTACGGTTAAGTGTTCTTGTGAAACGTTCATTACTTTAGGGAGTAATACGCTACTCCATACATACTATATGGCGTTGTCTGGACAGCATCTCCATTTCCATACACGAACTAGCTTTTCTGGGTttgttattagctagctagctggctaatcgCCAAAAGCGGGGGGTGGGGGTAGCTAGCTATATTCCAGGCAGATAGTTGGCTATTATCTATACTGCAATGCATCGTTGTGAATAACCTTTAACCTTTTTACATTTTAGATATCACCAAACCATATTGGATGCAGAGATTCTGTATTTCATTGGCACTTAAGACTGTCGACAATATACATTTTGGGAAACTGTGCAGGTGTCAACCCACCTGGAAACTGTTTGTCGCTTATCCCTTATCTGCAAACTTCCAAATTCTACCCCATTGTAGGGGCATCCTCCCCTATCCCTTGGACTGCCATCAGTGCACCCAGCCCCCTTGGAATCGCAGTCTTTCACTAGATTCCAATTTCAAGGTTTGCTGGCGTCACTATTGTACTAACCAGACAGACATGGCTGAACAGAGATACTGTGTGGAGTATGCCAAACGTGGCACTGCGGGATGTAAGAAGTGTAAGGACAAAATCATGAAGGGCTTGACCCGCATCGGGAAGATTGTGCCTAACCCGTTCAGTGAGTCTGCCGGGGAGATGAAGGAGTGGTACCATGTGAAGTGTATCTTTGAGAAGCTGGAGCGGGCCCGGGCCACCACTAAGAAGATCGAGGACATCACAGACCTGGAGGGCTGGGAGGAGCTGCAGGATGAGGACAAGGAGCTCATCAACAAACTTGTTGGAGGTACAATGTTTATATACTTCCTTCAATATAGCAAGATTAAGTTCCAAATACCGAAATGAAATGTTTTTTGTAATGCATATACTGACCGACTCATAGGATGCATGTCATGGCACTCAAGTGTGTGTTGTTCACCATGGAAGAAAATATTGATAATAATAAAGTCTTTAAACTTTTCTTGTCATGTTAATTGAGACGCCATTTAAGAACTCGTTCATTCTCTTTCAGACTTGATGGCCAAAGCTAACACGAGCCCAAAGAAGAAGGTGCAAGCCAAGCTGAACAACAGTGGTCAGCTATCAGCTCCGCCTGCTGACCCTTCTCTGAATGCACCACGGAAGTTCTCTGGCTTCACAGGTGAGAGGGTATTCCAGTGGATGGATCAACCAGTGTGTGTGCACATCTGAAAACTAGCTAGTCCTGCTACAGAAGTGCAAATGTTTGTTATCAGTTTCAAAACTATTTTCATCTGTCCATTCCACCAGAACATAACCCTGCTGTATTATCTCATCTTAATTTTTTTCAATCATATTGTCCTTTTTCCAATCAGCTACTAAGGCTGGGAGCTCAAGCAGCCCAGGCCCATCCCCAGCCAAACCCAACCAGGGCAGTCCTCTTTCCGCACAGCTCTGTGACCCCAAACACAAGGATAGCCTGCTCCGGGAGTTCCGCAAGCTCTGTGCCATGGTGGCAGACAAGAATAGCTACAATGTCAAGACACAGATCATTCACGACTTCCTGAAGAAAGGCtcagggggaggtgtgtgtgtgcgcgttcgtAGCTTAATTCATGTTGTAAATTGTACTGCATTGAATGTTGtcctaaaatgttgttttttaagtAGGCAAGTAGAATTACTGAAATACCTCATTTTCTTTTTCTCTTCTCCCTACTAGATAAATTCAAGGGAGATGTGTACCTGACGGTGAAGTTGCTTCTCCCAGGGGTGGTGAAGAGTGTGTACAACCTCAACGACAAACAGATAGTCAAGCTCTTCAGCCGCATCTTCAACTGCAACCAGGAGGAGATGGTGCGAGATCTGGAACAGGTCAGTGTTTGTTGAGTCCAGAACATGACAGTCAGTGCTTCTGACAAGTTATTCAGATTCATGTTCATTGTGCTAAGATTGTCCTCTTATATGACATCTCACATTGCATACACAAAACACAGCTGGGAACAAACACTAGTACATAGTCAGACATAAATGGTAGGTTATGCTGAGTAGGCGCTTTCACAACATACAGCCCATGTGGTCCCAGAATTGGGGGTTTCAGGACTGACGTGTATTGAGTATATCTTTATTCTGGGCGTACAGGGGGATGTGTCGGAGACAGTGAGGATGTTTTTTGAAGAATGCAAGTCTTTCCCACCGGCCGCCAAGAGTCTGCTCACGATTCAGGAAGTGGATGCGTCCCTTACCCGTCTGGCCCAGTTAACCAAGGAGGATGAACAGCAGAAAGAGCTAGAGGACATATccaaaaagtaaaaaaaacaaaacaatgtagACCTATACTGTACTTAATGATTTGACATCTTAAAATTCCTAGTAATTCAGTGTCTGTCCACAATTCCTACTGCACCAACATATTATGCATCAAAAGACTAAGGGACAGAGTCAACTTCTGAATATAATCAAATTATATAACTGCAGCCAAACTCACACAAGTCAACCCTGTCTTTGTTGCAGATGTACCGGCAATGACCTGAAATGCATCATCAGACTCATTAAGCATGATCTaaagatgaactctggagctaaGCATGTGTAAGTCACCTTAGATTTACTCCTAACCTGACACGACAACATTAAAACTCTATGCTACAACTTCTAAACCTAATATGCTAGAGCTTTCAAAGCATACATGAACTTTGAAACTTATTGCAGTATATTTAAACCCCCTTCTCAATCAAATGTATCTTATGAACAGCTTGGATGCAGTGGACCCGAATGCCTACGACGCTTTCAAGGCCTCCCGTAACCTAGGGGACGTGATAGAGCGCGTGCTGAGGAACCAGCAGGACGCCACCAACGGCTCAGGCCCCAGGAAGCTCCTCACTATTGAAGCCTCCCTCATGACCCCAGTGCAGCCTATGCTGGTGAgctcacacacatactcacacatgctctcacacacacagatgcacacatacACTAAGCAGACATGCACACACTTGCCCTCTGCATACATACTCGCCCTGTACACATGAActtgacacacaaacaaactcacTCTGACATACACTTAGTCAGTACACACACCTGCTACTGAATGTATACactgacacggtgactgagttcatcaggaagtgcatagaagTCCGTTTTGACTATTACAACCTACCCGAatcagaaactgtggatagatggcagcattcgcgcaaaccatcgcatttaaccatggcaaggtgactgggaatatggttgaatacaaacagtgtagttattccctccaaaggcaatcaaacaggcaaaatgtcagaacagagacaaagtggagttgtaattcaacggctcagacatgagatgtatgtggcagggtctacagacaatcacggattacaaagggaaaaccagacaCCGTCTTGCTCCCGGACGAGCTAAACacctttgcctgctttgaggataacacagtgccaccgacgctgCCCGCTCCCAAGTACAGTtggttctccgtggccgacgtccTCGTCCCTAGTCgcgtttacggacatattcaatctctgcctatcccagtctgctgtccccacttgcttcaagatggacaccattgttcctgtacccaagaaagcaaaggtaaccgaagtaaatgactatcgccccatagcactcacttctgtcgcTAATTGCTTTGAGGCTAGTTTACGATCATGTCAcatctaccttacctgacaccctagacccatttcaatatgcataccgccccaatagatccacagataatgcaatcACCATcatactgccctatcccatctggacaagaggaatacctatgtaagaatgctgttaattgactatagctcagcattcaacaccatagtactctccaagcttatcattaagcttgaggccctgggtctgaacccgcCCTCTGccactgggtcctggacttcctgaagggtgCCCATGACTGCTTAGCCACTCATGCCTCCTACTCAATggtcaagtttgcagacgacacaacagttgtaggcctgattaccaacaatgagacggcttacagggaggaggtgaaggcagttgtgccaggaaaataacctctccctcaacgttaacaaaacaaaggacttcaggagacagcagagcgAGCATttccctatccacattgacgggacagcagtggagaaggtgaaaagcttttTCAAAAAGTTaatcggcgtacacatcactgacaatctgaaatggtccacccacacagacagtgtggtgaagaaagtgcaaccttaggaggctgaagaaattcaacTTGGCCtgaagaccctcacaaacttttacagatgcacaattgagagcattctgtcggaccctttcaccgcctggtatggcaactgcactgcctgcaaccgcagggctctccagagggtggtgcggtctgcccaatgtATCACCgggtgcacactgcctgccctccaagacacctacagcgTCTCAGgaaggaaaaaaaaaatatatatatatatatataatcaaggacatcaaccactagagccatggcctgttcaccccactaccatgcagaaggcgaggtcagtacagatgcatcaaagctgggactgagagactgaaaaacatctatctcaaggccatcagatagccatcactagctggctaccacccggttacttaaccctgcaccttagaggctgctgccctatatagacatggaatcactggtcactttaatgtttacataatgCCTTAattaatatgtatatactgtattatactgtattttagtccatgccactccgacattgctcgtcctaataaatttgatatttcttaactcttcttTTTACTTTAAATTTATgtgtgttgtgaattgttagatattactgcactgttggagctaggaacacaagcatttccctacacccGCAAAAGCATATGCTAATATGCTAAATTACCAATAACGTGATTTGATGGGCTCATTTAACTGTTTCAGCTGGTTTAGAAAGGGATTCTGTGATCAGAAAAACAGAATATTCCCAAGACCAATTGACTACAACTGAGAGATCTGCATAACAGAGAATGAATTCTGAATGAGAATTTGTTTTTGGTTGATCTTATGCGATTTCGCAAGCCATGCTGTACGCAAGTCACTTCAGACACAACGTGTATACACAGCAGAAATATGAATGGAATTTAAATGTATCCTCGCAGTAAAATTGTATGTTCTGTCACATTTGAAGCATGCTACATCCAGCATACCAAGTACAGAACAGTAAATATGAACAACTAGGGCACTTTCCAACCCAATACAGTATTACTTTAATGTATTTTGCCCCAAGGTGAGTGGGTTATCATCCCTCAACTAAATGTTAACAAAGGTCTGCTTCAGTGTATTAGGTTCCTCTTAAACACTGAAGCAGACCTACAGTAAGACCAGGGTCAGACGTACCTCCCAACCAGGGGCCATATGTAcactgcatttggaaagtattcagaccccttcacattgttacgttaccgccttattctaaaatggattcatatAATTAtttcccccatcaatctacacacaatgccccataatgacaaagagaaaacaggtttttataaatgtttgctaatttataaaatgaatacattatttacataagtattcagaccctttgatatgaaactcaaaattgagctccggtatatcctgtttccattgatcatccttgaggtttttctacaacttgattggagtccaactgtggtaaattcaattgattggacatgatttggaaaggcacaaacctgtctaagGTCCCatagttaacagtgcatgtcagagcaaaaaccaaggcatgTGGTCAAAggtattgtccgtagagctccgagacaggattgtgtcgaggcagagatctggggaagggtaaccaagaacagtggcctccatcattcttaaatggaagaagtttggcacAACCAAGCTCTTCCtagaactgagcaatcggaggagaagggccttagtcggGGAGggtaccaagaacccgatggtcactctgacagagctcccatcaacacagaggaaaaccttccagaaggacaaccatctctgcagcactctaccaaaaaggcacatgacagcccgtttggagtttgccaaaaggcaccaaaggactctgaccatgaaaaacaagattatctggtctgatgaagacCAAAACTCTTTGGCTTAaaagccaagtgtcacgtctggaagaaaccaggtaccactcatcacctggccaataccatccctacggtgaatcaggatctcagactggtgcaaacgttcaccttccaacaggacaacgaccctaagcacacagccaagttaatgcaagagtggcttaggaacaagtctctgaatgtccttgattggcctacccagagcctgaacttgaaccagatcgaacatctctggagagacctgaaaatagctttgcagcgacactccccatccaacctgacagagattgagaggttctgcaagaagaatgggagaaactccccaaatacaggtgtgccaagcttgtagcatcataccaaagaagactcgaggctggaatcactgccaaaagtgcttcaacaaagtactgaggaaagggtctgagtacttatatgttatttcttttttttttaaatgtatacatttgcaaaaatttcaacttgtttttgctttgtcattattgggtattgtgtgtcgatttgttttttttccccctcatcaatctaatccattttagaataaggctgtaacaaaatatggaaaaggtgaaggggtctgaatactttacgaatgcattgtacagtatgtatcaagtgtctcagagtagaagtgctgatcttggatcaggtccccgtgtccatgtaatcttattcttTGTGATtataaaaggcaaaactgatctgCACTCCCACTCGGAGACGCTTGATACATACAGACCCAGATTTCCAATGCAGAGACTGCAAACCTAGGAAGAGCTGAATACACTGAAGGCAGACCCAACTATAATTATAGGTTTCCCTAGTCTGATGTATGGGGCTAATACAAGTCACTGGTTCTCCCTCCCAGGCTGAGGCATGCAAGTCCATCCCGTACGCCATGAAGAAGTGCCCCAACGGCATGTACTCTGAAATCAAGTATGACGGCGAGCGTGTCCAGGTCCACAAGAATGGAGACCACTTCAGCTACTTCAGCCGCAGCCTTAAACCTGTGTTGCCACACAAggtcagaccacacacacactgagagaagCTGCATGGTTCAACTCCACCTGAACTCTTTACCGATTCTGGATAAGCAAGTCagaaagtgtaaaacaaatcctCTGTTTGATTACGGTTTTGAGGACTGGGCAGCATagaccatttgtttttcaaggcCATCCCTTTCACTGATTCCCCAGACTGCTCCCTAGCCTAGATGTGTCCTCTGTACAACAAGAttaaatgtgtttgagccaaatAAGTGTAtcattctaaaaaataaaataaaaaagcattTTCCCCTTCTGATGCCCCTTGGTGTTTTGATGCCTTTCCATATCTAACCCAAAGCCTCTGTTCCAGGTGGCCCATTTTAAAGAGTTCATCCCTCAGGCCTTCGTTGGTGGCAACAGCATGATCCTGGATGCCGAGGTGCTCCTCATCGACACCAATACCAGCAAGCCACTACCCTTCGGGACACTGGGGGTGCACAAGGTGAGCATGCCTGCCAAATGCATCTTTCCACTGACCTCTCTTTGGAGTGTACACTTGTTTGGGTTTGcggggctgtctgtgtgggttgagGGGGTGTTGGCTGGTGTGTTATGGTAAGGGGGGGCCAGTGTGTGTGATACAGAGCAAGAGTGCGTGTCAGGAGAAATGGTTCTCTCTCCTTTTTTAGAAAGCAGCCTTTGAAGACGCCAAAGTGTGCTTGTTTGTGTTCGACTGCATCTATTTCAACGGCGTGAGTCTGATGGAGAAGTAAGTTTGTCTGTAGTCACTTCTCTCTGTAGATTTACAACACTGAGGCCTGTATTGAATTCACTATGAAATTACATTCACTCATCCTTGAGTtggctgaaataaaaaaaaaaataacaactgCATGGACAGTTTACTTGTGTCCACTCAAATCCTATCCCTCCCTATTGTAGAAGCtttgatgtactgtatgttgtgaATATCATGTTCATTGTCTGTCTGCATTCATTTCTGTTTGATCCAGtccttttaattttttatttattttacacacaTTCAAAGTTacagcctgggtcatgttcattggGGCTCACCATAGCAAAACCTTGAAACATTTTGCAGTGGAAAAGGAGCTACTCTCTTATTGGAGAAGTTTAGATGGtatctccctctttcactccatTTTGGAGCATTTTCTTCTGTTACGTGGCTATTTGAACTTAACCGTGCTCTCTTCTCCACAGGCCCCTGTACGAACGAAGGAAGTTCCTCCATGACAACATGGTGGAGGTTCCCAACAGGATCCTGTTCTCCGAGATGAAGCACGTCACTGTATGTAGACCCACGTCATGTCTGAAACTTCTCTTCCTTATGTCTGTCTCCGACGACAACTAAAATCTTGGTTGACCGAGATTTGTttgttctttcgaccaattgaTTGGTCTAAATTTTTTAACGTGTATTTTTCCCTATATAGACACACTCTGtatttaataaaatcaactatatgtaggcTACTGGTGCTTTAAGCACACTGATAAAAATAATTAATACACACAAATGACTCGAGGGAGCCAAGATCAAGATAACCCCCTCCTCCAGCTGCTGCTGGCCTTTGCAGATTCTGCTGTTAAGCTCCTGAAGTtgctggtaataggctacaccgggggtcggcaaccttttccatttggcGTGCCAATtcatcttaccatttctaccgatctgcgtgccagttt is part of the Oncorhynchus clarkii lewisi isolate Uvic-CL-2024 chromosome 10, UVic_Ocla_1.0, whole genome shotgun sequence genome and encodes:
- the LOC139418078 gene encoding DNA ligase 3, whose protein sequence is MQRFCISLALKTVDNIHFGKLCRCQPTWKLFVAYPLSANFQILPHCRGILPYPLDCHQCTQPPWNRSLSLDSNFKVCWRHYCTNQTDMAEQRYCVEYAKRGTAGCKKCKDKIMKGLTRIGKIVPNPFSESAGEMKEWYHVKCIFEKLERARATTKKIEDITDLEGWEELQDEDKELINKLVGDLMAKANTSPKKKVQAKLNNSGQLSAPPADPSLNAPRKFSGFTATKAGSSSSPGPSPAKPNQGSPLSAQLCDPKHKDSLLREFRKLCAMVADKNSYNVKTQIIHDFLKKGSGGDKFKGDVYLTVKLLLPGVVKSVYNLNDKQIVKLFSRIFNCNQEEMVRDLEQGDVSETVRMFFEECKSFPPAAKSLLTIQEVDASLTRLAQLTKEDEQQKELEDISKKCTGNDLKCIIRLIKHDLKMNSGAKHVLDAVDPNAYDAFKASRNLGDVIERVLRNQQDATNGSGPRKLLTIEASLMTPVQPMLAEACKSIPYAMKKCPNGMYSEIKYDGERVQVHKNGDHFSYFSRSLKPVLPHKVAHFKEFIPQAFVGGNSMILDAEVLLIDTNTSKPLPFGTLGVHKKAAFEDAKVCLFVFDCIYFNGVSLMEKPLYERRKFLHDNMVEVPNRILFSEMKHVTRAADLAEMITRVIREGLEGLVLKDLKGTYEPGKRHWLKVKKDYLNEGAMADTADLVVLGAFYGKGSNGGIMSSFLMGCYDPNSKKWCTVTKCSGGYDDAMLTRLQKELDVIKISKEPSKIPGWLKIIKNYYPDFIIRDPEKAPVWEITGAEFSKSEMHTADGISIRFPRMTRVRDDKDWKSATNLMQLKELFRISKERCDFEVTAGPSKGGEDDKGSSGDSGSNSPPSTSQRPVTPRKTSTGNSNTPKAKAVKTEPPSPVPATKRKMPSEEPSAKKVKTETVHHSNGQSKNGQSKTKMAPSMLAEPRNDKTLLDIFSGVKLVLPDSVQDHTKLRRYFVAYDGDLVPEYDAASATHTLTEPEEDSHAQRVTPGWIWECIRKRRVVPPC